One genomic segment of Candidatus Methylomirabilis tolerans includes these proteins:
- a CDS encoding glycosyltransferase family 4 protein: ADLILADGVEAGLVGWIAARTKRIPFVFDYRDHYSFLYRQQRDWRNPVVVKVLERWLPKVADLSIVVDGRQYRACLLAGASTDRVKVVSNGADPDRFAPGPKDSAFLAEWGLTDRPVILYIGKMTSAFNLPMAVEAMQTVVKAHTRACLVCVGDGPALADLRSLSQKLGLERHVIFAGHCSYDRIPALIRSSDICVYPLRSVAALAIFEYMACGKPVVVPNADYDLSLPEGSCLSVEKSVQGFAEGISHLLREPPLCDRIGRTAREFVATQHSWDQLARTYEAALMDLVKGWG; encoded by the coding sequence GGCCGACCTGATCCTTGCTGATGGCGTCGAGGCTGGCCTAGTCGGTTGGATCGCCGCCAGGACGAAGCGAATCCCCTTTGTGTTTGACTATCGTGATCACTACTCGTTTCTGTATCGTCAGCAACGTGACTGGCGGAATCCAGTGGTTGTTAAGGTCTTGGAACGGTGGCTTCCGAAGGTCGCCGATCTGTCGATCGTGGTCGACGGTCGTCAGTACAGGGCCTGCCTGCTGGCCGGTGCGTCGACGGATCGCGTGAAGGTGGTCTCCAATGGTGCCGATCCGGACCGATTTGCCCCAGGGCCGAAGGATTCCGCCTTCCTGGCGGAGTGGGGGCTCACTGATCGGCCTGTGATCCTGTATATCGGAAAGATGACGTCCGCTTTTAACCTGCCGATGGCGGTGGAGGCGATGCAGACGGTAGTGAAGGCCCACACTCGAGCCTGTCTTGTGTGTGTCGGGGATGGACCCGCCCTCGCTGACCTGAGGTCGCTCAGCCAGAAGCTCGGCCTGGAGCGACACGTTATCTTTGCAGGCCATTGCTCCTACGACCGAATCCCAGCCCTGATCAGATCGTCGGATATCTGTGTGTACCCGTTACGGAGTGTAGCCGCGCTAGCAATTTTCGAGTACATGGCCTGCGGGAAGCCGGTGGTGGTTCCCAATGCCGACTACGATCTCTCGCTTCCGGAAGGGAGCTGCCTTTCCGTAGAGAAGAGTGTGCAGGGGTTCGCAGAAGGAATCAGCCATCTTCTTCGTGAGCCCCCACTATGCGATCGGATCGGCCGGACAGCGCGAGAGTTTGTAGCGACCCAGCACAGTTGGGACCAGTTAGCCAGAACCTATGAGGCCGCGCTGATGGATCTTGTGAAGGGGTGGGGATGA